From Oryza sativa Japonica Group chromosome 4, ASM3414082v1, one genomic window encodes:
- the LOC9266260 gene encoding helicase sen1 has protein sequence MVKKGGRAREGNKKPDDDDLVNTIFSWTLEDVMNQNLFADKVNAIPDRFSGLKSYLDSFRALLLEEIRAEMSSNLETLPNNSSSTKHIQSLVRVPTGLRQCPLYRVTISDQRGACAPCIGDIVVLTDTVPRRPSDLASNGRSCCLAHVKDVVNRRTFLIRAAKKIGDADSYAFAASLLAFIPYARIWRCLDYDYALKINPPLVMAVAGVALTTSLAGSSSFHRANGGTDEITSRLPAFGLNDSQAGAIQSCVSAVQGNGASTTSGRFSLIWGPPGTGKTKTISVLLLMLMTTATSQSRYRVLTCAPTNTAISQVASRLLALSKQHSAAAAGGLCHGDLLLFGNKDRMGIDGDLKEVFLDNRVKILQKCFSPESGWRHGLSSLQVFLSFPLALRCQYIQACIALKDGTALPESSFVRSRFHDICQKLSRCFQTILSHVPKSVILEKNYNNIILLTTMLENFRKLLSKNSAAGDEVLVGIFMKEKKPDGSDGGVVHSDLVRNLRQSMTQILGVISTLLRGLQLPATTSPFKIKKFCLRSASLIFCTVSGSAKLYEQKMDLLLIDEAAQLKECESLIPLQVSGLKHAVLIGDECQLPATVKSKAADGALLGRSLFERLTLLGHQKHLLNMQYRMHPSISIFPNFSFYDKKILDGPNVTHVRHERSFLQGAMFGPYSFINIENGREDPGRNKRNMAEVAAIKKILHNLCKACVGTGEGVSVGIICPYAAQVEAIQSGIDANAVRPLDVRVNSVDGFQGSEEDIIILSTVRHCLWILGDAATLLGSGSVWGELVRDAVDRRCFYDWDDGGAGLLGVARRGHEDELDDAVEFATAFDTFADEAGCRDDICDALGSLKLA, from the exons ATGGTGAAGAAAGGTGGTAGAGCCAGGGAGGGGAACAAGAAACCGGACGACGACGATCTCGTCAACACCATCTTCTCCTGGACCCTGGAAGATGTCATGAACCAGAACCTCTTCGCCGACAAG GTGAACGCCATACCTGACAGGTTCTCCGGTCTGAAGAGCTACCTGGATTCGTTCAGGGCCCTGTTGCTGGAAGAGATACGAGCGGAGATGAGCTCTAACCTGGAGACGTTGCCGAACAACAGCTCGTCGACCAAACACATACAATCCCTAGTTCGTGTACCTACGGGCTTGCGACAATGCCCGCTGTATCGCGTCACCATTTCCGACCAACGTGGAGCTTGCGCTCCATGCATCGGTGACATCGTCGTGCTCACGGATACCGTGCCGCGACGGCCGTCCGACCTCGCGAGCAACGGCCGCTCCTGCTGCCTCGCACACGTCAAGGATGTCGTCAACAGACGTACCTTCCTTATCAGAGCGGCCAAGAAAATAGGAGATGCAGACTCGTATGCTTTCGCCGCTAGTTTGCTCGCCTTTATACCCTACGCCCGCATCTGGCGATGTCTTGACTACGATTACGCGCTCAAGATAAATCCTCCCCTTGtcatggccgtcgccggcgtcgcacTA ACCACTTCGTTGGCGGGATCGTCGTCTTTTCACCGGGCGAATGGTGGCACCGACGAGATAACCAGTAGGCTGCCTGCGTTCGGGCTGAACGACTCGCAGGCCGGTGCGATACAGAGCTGCGTCTCGGCGGTGCAGGGCAACGGCGCGAGCACCACCAGCGGCCGGTTCAGCCTCATCTGGGGGCCTCCCGGCACGGGCAAAACCAAGACCATCAgcgtgctgctgctgatgctgatgacgacggcgacgagccagAGCAGATACCGTGTCCTGACGTGCGCGCCGACCAACACCGCGATCAGCCAGGTCGCGTCACGGCTCCTTGCTCTGAGCAAGCAGCattccgccgctgccgccggcggacTGTGCCACGGCGACCTTCTGCTGTTTGGCAACAAGGACAGGATGGGCATTGACGGTGATCTGAAGGAGGTCTTCCTGGACAATCGTGTTAAGATTCTCCAGAAGTGTTTCTCGCCGGAGTCGGGTTGGAGGCATGGCCTGAGTTCATTACAAGTTTTTCTGAGCTTTCCGTTAGCTCTCAGATGTCAGTACATCCAAGCCTGCATTGCATTAAAAGATGGGACAGCATTACCGGAGTCGTCATTTGTCAGGTCAAGGTTTCATGACATTTGCCAGAAGCTTAGCAGATGTTTTCAGACAATCTTGTCTCACGTCCCCAAGTCTGTGATTCTTGAGAAAAATTACAACaacattattttgctcacaacGATGCTGGAGAACTTCAGAAAGTTGCTTAGTAAGAATAGTGCAGCAGGGGATGAAGTGCTCGTTGGCATCTTTATGAAAGAAAAGAAGCCTGATGGTTCAGATGGTGGAGTGGTACATTCAGATTTGGTTCGAAATCTTCGGCAGAGCATGACACAAATTCTTGGCGTCATCAGTACTCTTCTGCGAGGGTTGCAGCTTCCTGCAACAACCTCTCCTTTCAAGATCAAGAAATTCTGCCTACGAAGCGCCTCTCTTATTTTCTGCACCGTATCGGGCTCTGCAAAGCTGTACGAGCAGAAAATGGATTTGCTTCTCATCGACGAGGCAGCACAGTTGAAGGAATGCGAATCCCTCATCCCGTTGCAAGTCTCTGGCTTGAAGCATGCTGTTCTTATTGGCGATGAGTGCCAACTGCCTGCTACTGTGAAAAGCAAG GCTGCAGATGGTGCCTTACTGGGAAGGAGCCTGTTTGAAAGGTTAACTCTACTGGGACACCAGAAGCACCTTCTGAACATGCAGTACAGGATGCACCCTTCCATTAGCATCTTCCCAAACTTCAGTTTCTACGACAAGAAAATCCTGGATGGGCCGAATGTCACACACGTGAGGCACGAGCGTAGCTTCCTTCAAGGGGCCATGTTTGGGCCGTATTCCTTTATCAACATTGAGAATGGTAGAGAGGATCCTGGCCGCAACAAGAGAAACATGGCAGAGGTGGCTGCCATCAAGAAAATACTGCATAATCTATGCAAAG CTTGCGTCGGTACAGGGGAAGGGGTTAGCGTAGGCATCATATGCCCGTATGCCGCCCAGGTGGAGGCGATCCAGAGCGGGATAGATGCGAACGCTGTTCGCCCGCTAGACGTGCGCGTCAACTCCGTCGACGGTTTCCAAGGCAGCGAGGAGGACATCATCATCCTGTCCACCGTCAG GCATTGCCTCTGGATCctgggcgacgcggcgacgtTGCTCGGCAGCGGCTCCGTCTGGGGGGAGCTGGTCCGGGACGCCGTGGATCGCCGGTGCTTCTACGActgggacgacggcggcgctggtTTGCTCGGCGTTGCTCGGCGCGGACACGAGGACGAGCTGGACGATGCGGTCGAGTTCGCTACGGCGTTTGACACGTTCGCAGACGAAGCGGGGTGCAGAGACGATATCTGCGACGCGCTAGGCTCCCTGAAACTAGCTTAG